One window of Toxotes jaculatrix isolate fToxJac2 chromosome 19, fToxJac2.pri, whole genome shotgun sequence genomic DNA carries:
- the cdc42bpb gene encoding serine/threonine-protein kinase MRCK beta isoform X3 codes for MSAQVRLKRLEELLLEQKAPGCLSVETLLDLLLCLNTECSNSPLKREKHITDFLEWVKPFTTTVKDMRLHRDDFEMLKVIGRGAFGEVAVVKMKHTERVYAMKILNKWEMLKRAETACFREERDVLVKGDSQWITTLHYAFQDDNYLYLVMDYYVGGDLLTLLSKFEDRLPEDMAKFYVAEMVLAIHSIHQQHYIHRDIKPDNVLLDVNGHIRLADFGSCLRMMEDGTVQSSVAVGTPDYISPEILQAMEDGMGRYGPECDWWSLGVCMYEMLYGETPFYAESLVETYGKIMNHEERFQFPSHVADVSEDAKDLIQRLLCSRERRLGLNGISDFKSHPFFSGIDWDDIRSAEAPYIPDVSSPTDTSNFDVDDDVLKNPDIGPPVSHTGFTGQHLPFVGFTYTTDSCFSDHSSVSRAGHGSRREEEGGGRGGGGGQEVEAFERRIRRLEQEKQELNRKLQESTQALQAPARGGTLTRDKEIKKLNEEIERLKKKLADSDRLEHQLEEAVTLRQDYESSASKLKTLEKQVKTLRQEKDDIHKQLSDALERLRSQTKELKEAHSQRKLALQEFSELSERMAELRSSKQRLSRQLRDKEEEMDTLLQKMDAMRQDIRKTEKNRKELEAQLDDARAEASKERKLREHSEVYSKQLEAELESLKSLQGRGAAAGGAESQQELSRLKAELDKKVLFYEEELLRRDSAHSSEIKNLRKDLHESEGAQLAANKELLQLRDKLDKAKRDRQTEMDEAVAALKEKYEREKNLLTEENRKLTAETDKLCSFVDKLTAQNRQLEDDLQDLSSKKESVAHWEAQIAEIIQWVSDEKDARGYLQALATKMTEELETLRSSSLGTRPLPESGVATPPRKPWPPIGGDMRDPLWKVRRSQKLDMSARLELQSALDAEIRAKQLVQEELRKVKSANINLESKLKESEERSREMGEQMENLKKEMEESRSHSDKGLKLPDFQDSIFEYFNTSPLAPDLTFRTTDIDSTAQRSETTPPSPSTTSEHEEVKAASVPASPSPPSQGSVLPTPKPKAHQLSIKTFSSPTQCTHCTSLMVGLIRQGYACEVCSFICHVSCKDHAPLVCPIPAEQAKRPQGIDVQRGIGTAYKGYVRIPKPSGVKKGWQRAFAVVSDCKLFLYDVPEGKSTQPGVVASLVLDLRDEEFSVSSVLASDVIHATRKDIPCIFRVTSSQLISQLSSVSLLVLAESEVEKRKWVRILESLQNILTKNLLKSRQVHVLHEAYDASLPVIKTTLSAAVLDRERIALGTEDGLFVVEVTRDVIVRAVDSKKVYQVDLIPKEKIIALLCGRNRQVHLHPWGVLEGAEPAFDIKLTETKGCQALTTGVLRPGGPACLLAAVKRQVQCYEITRAKPHHKRLWDVQAPGVVQWLGMVRERLCVGYPSGFALLALQGESSPISLVSPADPSLAFLAQQPLDALHALEVGSNELLLCFSQLGIYVDGQGRRSRTQELMWPATPLACSSNSSHLTVYSEYGVDVFDIHTTEWVQTVSLRRIRPLNVEGTLNLLSSEPPRLIYFSNTSSEGDLTIPETSDHSRKLMVRTRSKRKFLFKVPEEERLQQRREMLRDPELRSKMISNPTNFNHVAHMGPGDGMQVLMDLPLSVMPSSQDDPVKDKPRPLSSISRQQRSKTHITRTASDFGGGASSRGVSELEQDLDRELDSDSTKHSTPSNSSNPSSPPSPNSPHRSQLTLDSLDPEP; via the exons TGAAACCGTTCACCACCACAGTGAAGGACATGCGGCTGCACAGGGATGACTTTGAGATGCTGAAGGTGATTGGACGAGGAGCTTTTGGAGAG gttgCCGTGGTGAAGAtgaagcacacagagagagtttACGCCATGAAGATCCTCAACAAGTGGGAGATGTTAAAGAGAGCGGAG ACGGCGTGTTTCCGTGAGGAGCGTGACGTCCTGGTGAAAGGAGACAGTCAGTGGATCACGACGCTGCACTACGCCTTCCAGGACGACAACTACCTG TACCTGGTGATGGATTACTACGTGGGCGGGGACCTGCTGACTCTGCTCAGTAAGTTTGAGGATCGTCTTCCAGAGGACATGGCCAAGTTCTACGTCGCTGAGATGGTGCTGGCCATCCACTCCATCCACCAGCAGCACTACATCCACAG aGACATTAAACCAGACAACGTCCTGCTGGACGTCAACGGTCACATCCGCCTCGCTGACTTTGGATCCTGTCTACGCATGATGGAGGACGGCACG GTGCAGTCCTCGGTGGCCGTGGGGACTCCGGACTACATCTCCCCGGAGATCCTGCAGGCGATGGAGGACGGGATGGGACGCTACGGACCAGAGTGCGACTGGTGGTCTCTGGGAGTCTGCATGTACGAGATGCTGTACGGAGAAACGCCGTTCTACGCCGAGTCGCTGGTGGAAACCTACGGCAAGATCATGAACCACGAG GAGCGTTTCCAGTTCCCGTCCCATGTGGCCGACGTGTCAGAGGACGCCAAAGACCTGATCCAGCGCCTGCTTTGCTCCAGAGAACGTCGGCTCGGTCTGAACGGGATCTCTGACTTCAAGAGCCACCCGTTCTTCAGCGGGATCGACTGGGACGATATCCGGTCTGCGGAGGCCCCCTACATCCCCGACGTGTCCTCGCCCACCGACACCTCCAACTTTGACGTGGACGACGATGTCCTCAAGAACCCG gacATTGGCCCCCCAGTGTCTCATACTGGTTTCACTGGTCAGCACCTCCCTTTCGTCGGCTTCACCTACACCACCGACAGCTGCTTCTCCGACCACAGCTCCGTCAGCCGGGCGGGGCACGGCTCTCGccgggaggaggaggggggaggaagaggaggaggaggggggcaggAGGTGGAGGCGTTCGAGAGGAGGATCCGCCGACTGGAGCAGGAGAAACAGGAGCTGAACCGCAAACTGCAGG AGTCGACGCAGGCCCTGCAGGCTCCGGCTCGAGGGGGAACTCTGACCCGAGACAAAGAGATCAAGAAGCTGAACGAGGAAATCGAACGTCTGAAGAAGAAGCtggcag ACTCTGATAGGCTGGAGCACCAGCTGGAGGAGGCGGTCACACTGAGACAGGACTATGAGAGCTCCGCCTCCAAACTGAAGACCCTGGAGAAGCAGGTGAAGACCCTGAGACAGGAGAAGGACGACATCCACAAG cagctgtcCGACGCTCTGGAGCGTCTCCGGAGTCAGACgaaggagctgaaggaggctCACTCTCAGAGGAAGCTGGCCCTGCAGGAGTTCTCTGAGCTGTCGGAGAGGATGGCCGAGCTCCGGTCCTCCAAGCAGCGTCTGTCCCGGCAGCTCCgcgacaaagaggaggagatggacacCCTCCTGCAGAAGATGGACGCCATGAGACAGGACATCCGCAAGACAGAGAAGAACCGAAAGGAG ctggaGGCTCAGCTGGATGATGCGAGGGCGGAGGCGTCAAAGGAGAGGAAGCTGAGGGAGCACAGCGAGGTTTACTCCAAACAGCTGGAGGCGGAGCTGGAGAGcctaaag TCTCTGCAGGGTCGGGGAGCAGCTGCAGGGGGGGCGGAGTCTCAGCAGGAGCTGTCCCGTCTGAAGGCGGAGCTTGATAAGAAGGTCCTGTTCTacgaggaggagctgctgaggagAGACTCGGCCCACTCCTCAGAGATCAAAAACCTCCGCAAAGACCTGCACGAGTCTGAGGGCGCacagctcgctgccaacaaggAGCTGTTACAGCTCCGAGACAAGCTGGACAAGGCCAAGAGGGACAG ACAAACTGAGATGGATGAAGCCGTTGCAGCATTGAAGGAGAAATACGAGCGAGAGAAAAACCTGCTGACAGAAGAAAACCGTAAACTGACGGCGGAGACGGACAAG tTGTGTTCGTTTGTCGACAAACTGACGGCTCAGAATCGTCAGCTGGAGGACGATCTTCAGGATCTGTCGTCTAAGAAAGAGAGCGTGGCTCACTGGGAGGCTCAGATCGCAGAGATCATCCAGTG GGTGAGCGATGAGAAGGACGCTCGAGGATACCTCCAGGCTCTGGCCACCAAGATGACTGAGGAGCTGGAAACCCTGCGCAGCTCCAGCCTGGGAACCAGACCtctg CCTGAATCAGGAGTGGCCACGCCTCCTAGGAAGCCCTGGCCTCCTATTGGTGGAGACATGAGG GACCCCTTGTGGAAGGTGCGTCGCAGTCAGAAGTTGGACATGTCGGCTCGTCTGGAGCTTCAGTCGGCTCTGGACGCGGAGATCAGAGCCAAACAGCTGGTTCAGGAGGAGCTGCGCAAAGTCAAATCTGCCAACATCAACctggagag TAAGCTGAAGGagtcagaggagaggagcagggagatGGGGGAGCAGATGGAGAATCTGaagaaggagatggaggagagtcGCTCCCACTCTGACAAAG gtctgAAGCTTCCAGACTTCCAAGACTCTATCTTTGAATATTTCAATACCTCACCTCTGGCTCCAGACCTCACCTTCAGG ACCACAGACATAGACTCCACAGCCCAGAGATCAGAAACaacccccccctctccctccaccacctccgAGCACGAG GAAGTTAAAGCAGCATCAGTTCCTGCGagcccctcccccccctcccagGGCTCAGTGCTGCCCACACCAAAG CCCAAAGCTCATCAGCTGAGCATCAAGACTTTCTCCAGCCCAACGCAGTGCACGCACTGCACCTCCCTGATGGTTGGACTCATCAGACAGGGATACGCCTGCGAAG TGTGCTCCTTCATCTGCCACGTTTCCTGTAAGGACCACGCCCCCCTGGTCTGTCCTATCCCAGCAGAGCAGGCCAAGAGGCCTCAGGGCATCGACGTCCAGAGAGGCATCGGCACCGCCTACAAGGGCTACGTCAGG ATTCCGAAACCCAGCGGGGTGAAGAAGGGCTGGCAGCGGGCGTTCGCTGTGGTGTCTGACTGTAAACTGTTTCTCTACGATGTCCCAGAGGGAAAGTCCACCCAGCCGGGGGTAGTGGCCAGTCTGGTCCTCGACCTCAG GGACGAGGAGTTTTCCGTCAGCTCTGTCTTGGCGTCAGATGTGATCCATGCCACCAGGAAGGACATCCCCTGCATCTTTAGG GTGACGTCATCGCAGCTGATCTCACAGCTGTCCTCGGTGTCTCTGCTGGTCCTGGCAGAGAGTGAggtggaaaagaggaaatgggTTCGGATCCTGGAGAGTCTGCAGAACATCTTGACCAAGAACCTGCTCAAGAGCCGGCAGGTCCATGTTCTGCACGAGGCCTATGATGCCTCGCTCCCCGTCATCAAGACCACGCTGTCAGCCGCCGTGCTCG ATCGAGAGAGGATCGCCCTGGGGACGGAAGACGGACTGTTTGTGGTCGAAGTCACCAGAGACG TGATCGTACGAGCAGTCGACAGTAAGAAGGTTTATCAGGTTGATTTGATCCCGAAGGAGAAAATCATCGCTCTCCTTTGTGGACGGAACCGTCAGGTTCACCTTCATCCCTGGGGGGTGCTGGAGGGCGCAGAGCCTGCCTTTGACATCAAGCTGACAGAGACTAAGGGATGCCAGGCTCTGACCACTGGGGTGCTCCGACCCGGAGGCCCCGCCTGCCTCCTGGCTGCTGTCAAACGCCAG GTTCAGTGCTACGAGATCACTCGAGCGAAGCCTCACCATAAAAGGCTGTGGGACGTTCAGGCCCCGGGGGTGGTGCAGTGGTTGGGTATGGTGAGGGAGCGGCTGTGCGTCGGGTATCCCTCGGGCTTCGCTCTGCTCGCCCTGCAGGGTGAGTCGTCCCCCATCAGCCTGGTGAGCCCCGCTGACCCGTCGCTGGCCTTCCTGGCCCAGCAGCCGCTGGACGCCCTGCACGCCCTGGAGGTGGGATCCAacgagctgctgctctgcttcagCCAGCTCGGCATCTACGTGGATGGACAGGGCCGCCGGTCACGAACACAGGAGCTGATGTGGCCCGCCACGCCGCTCGCGTGCA GCTCCAACTCGTCCCACTTGACGGTGTACAGTGAGTACGGAGTCGACGTCTTCGACATCCACACCACCGAATGGGTTCAGACCGTTTCCCTCCGCAGGATCAGACCTCTGAACGTTGAAGGGACGTTAAACCTGCTGAGTTCAGAACCTCCTCGTCTCATTTACTTCAGCAACACCTCATCAG AGGGCGACCTCACCATCCCGGAGACATCGGACCATAGCAGGAAGTTGATGGTTCGAACTCGTAGCAAGAGGAAATTTCTCTTCAAGGTTCCTGAAGAGGAGCGACTTCAGCAGAGGAG GGAGATGCTGAGGGATCCGGAGCTGAGGTCAAAGATGATTTCTAACCCGACAAACTTTAACCACGTGGCCCACATGGGACCAGGAGACGGGATGCAGGTCCTCATGGACCTCCCTCTG agtgtgatGCCTTCTTCTCAGGACGATCCTGTTAAAGATAAGCCCCGCCCCCTGTCCAGTATCTCCCGGCAACAGAGAAGCAAGACACACATCACCCGCACAGCTTCag ATTTTGGGGGAGGAGCTTCATCTCGTGGCGTCTCTGAACTAGAGCAGGACCTGGACCGAGAG CTGGACTCGGACTCCACCAAACACTCGACCCCCTCCAACAGCTCCAACCCCAGCAGCCCCCCCAGCCCCAACTCCCCCCACCGCAGCCAGCTCACCCTGGACAGCCTGGACCCTGAACCCTGA
- the cdc42bpb gene encoding serine/threonine-protein kinase MRCK beta isoform X1: MSAQVRLKRLEELLLEQKAPGCLSVETLLDLLLCLNTECSNSPLKREKHITDFLEWVKPFTTTVKDMRLHRDDFEMLKVIGRGAFGEVAVVKMKHTERVYAMKILNKWEMLKRAETACFREERDVLVKGDSQWITTLHYAFQDDNYLYLVMDYYVGGDLLTLLSKFEDRLPEDMAKFYVAEMVLAIHSIHQQHYIHRDIKPDNVLLDVNGHIRLADFGSCLRMMEDGTVQSSVAVGTPDYISPEILQAMEDGMGRYGPECDWWSLGVCMYEMLYGETPFYAESLVETYGKIMNHEERFQFPSHVADVSEDAKDLIQRLLCSRERRLGLNGISDFKSHPFFSGIDWDDIRSAEAPYIPDVSSPTDTSNFDVDDDVLKNPDIGPPVSHTGFTGQHLPFVGFTYTTDSCFSDHSSVSRAGHGSRREEEGGGRGGGGGQEVEAFERRIRRLEQEKQELNRKLQESTQALQAPARGGTLTRDKEIKKLNEEIERLKKKLADSDRLEHQLEEAVTLRQDYESSASKLKTLEKQVKTLRQEKDDIHKQLSDALERLRSQTKELKEAHSQRKLALQEFSELSERMAELRSSKQRLSRQLRDKEEEMDTLLQKMDAMRQDIRKTEKNRKELEAQLDDARAEASKERKLREHSEVYSKQLEAELESLKSLQGRGAAAGGAESQQELSRLKAELDKKVLFYEEELLRRDSAHSSEIKNLRKDLHESEGAQLAANKELLQLRDKLDKAKRDRQTEMDEAVAALKEKYEREKNLLTEENRKLTAETDKLCSFVDKLTAQNRQLEDDLQDLSSKKESVAHWEAQIAEIIQWVSDEKDARGYLQALATKMTEELETLRSSSLGTRPLPESGVATPPRKPWPPIGGDMRDPLWKVRRSQKLDMSARLELQSALDAEIRAKQLVQEELRKVKSANINLESKLKESEERSREMGEQMENLKKEMEESRSHSDKGLKLPDFQDSIFEYFNTSPLAPDLTFRTTDIDSTAQRSETTPPSPSTTSEHEEVKAASVPASPSPPSQGSVLPTPKPKAHQLSIKTFSSPTQCTHCTSLMVGLIRQGYACEVCSFICHVSCKDHAPLVCPIPAEQAKRPQGIDVQRGIGTAYKGYVRIPKPSGVKKGWQRAFAVVSDCKLFLYDVPEGKSTQPGVVASLVLDLRDEEFSVSSVLASDVIHATRKDIPCIFRVTSSQLISQLSSVSLLVLAESEVEKRKWVRILESLQNILTKNLLKSRQVHVLHEAYDASLPVIKTTLSAAVLDRERIALGTEDGLFVVEVTRDVIVRAVDSKKVYQVDLIPKEKIIALLCGRNRQVHLHPWGVLEGAEPAFDIKLTETKGCQALTTGVLRPGGPACLLAAVKRQVQCYEITRAKPHHKRLWDVQAPGVVQWLGMVRERLCVGYPSGFALLALQGESSPISLVSPADPSLAFLAQQPLDALHALEVGSNELLLCFSQLGIYVDGQGRRSRTQELMWPATPLACSSNSSHLTVYSEYGVDVFDIHTTEWVQTVSLRRIRPLNVEGTLNLLSSEPPRLIYFSNTSSEGDLTIPETSDHSRKLMVRTRSKRKFLFKVPEEERLQQRREMLRDPELRSKMISNPTNFNHVAHMGPGDGMQVLMDLPLVGDVTSFSPSPSPSPSSSSSRHTLISPPSNFEHVYHMTSASAGAFLQKDASSSSSSQQSLLQPSSSSSSSPSTSSLGRSVMPSSQDDPVKDKPRPLSSISRQQRSKTHITRTASDFGGGASSRGVSELEQDLDRELDSDSTKHSTPSNSSNPSSPPSPNSPHRSQLTLDSLDPEP, encoded by the exons TGAAACCGTTCACCACCACAGTGAAGGACATGCGGCTGCACAGGGATGACTTTGAGATGCTGAAGGTGATTGGACGAGGAGCTTTTGGAGAG gttgCCGTGGTGAAGAtgaagcacacagagagagtttACGCCATGAAGATCCTCAACAAGTGGGAGATGTTAAAGAGAGCGGAG ACGGCGTGTTTCCGTGAGGAGCGTGACGTCCTGGTGAAAGGAGACAGTCAGTGGATCACGACGCTGCACTACGCCTTCCAGGACGACAACTACCTG TACCTGGTGATGGATTACTACGTGGGCGGGGACCTGCTGACTCTGCTCAGTAAGTTTGAGGATCGTCTTCCAGAGGACATGGCCAAGTTCTACGTCGCTGAGATGGTGCTGGCCATCCACTCCATCCACCAGCAGCACTACATCCACAG aGACATTAAACCAGACAACGTCCTGCTGGACGTCAACGGTCACATCCGCCTCGCTGACTTTGGATCCTGTCTACGCATGATGGAGGACGGCACG GTGCAGTCCTCGGTGGCCGTGGGGACTCCGGACTACATCTCCCCGGAGATCCTGCAGGCGATGGAGGACGGGATGGGACGCTACGGACCAGAGTGCGACTGGTGGTCTCTGGGAGTCTGCATGTACGAGATGCTGTACGGAGAAACGCCGTTCTACGCCGAGTCGCTGGTGGAAACCTACGGCAAGATCATGAACCACGAG GAGCGTTTCCAGTTCCCGTCCCATGTGGCCGACGTGTCAGAGGACGCCAAAGACCTGATCCAGCGCCTGCTTTGCTCCAGAGAACGTCGGCTCGGTCTGAACGGGATCTCTGACTTCAAGAGCCACCCGTTCTTCAGCGGGATCGACTGGGACGATATCCGGTCTGCGGAGGCCCCCTACATCCCCGACGTGTCCTCGCCCACCGACACCTCCAACTTTGACGTGGACGACGATGTCCTCAAGAACCCG gacATTGGCCCCCCAGTGTCTCATACTGGTTTCACTGGTCAGCACCTCCCTTTCGTCGGCTTCACCTACACCACCGACAGCTGCTTCTCCGACCACAGCTCCGTCAGCCGGGCGGGGCACGGCTCTCGccgggaggaggaggggggaggaagaggaggaggaggggggcaggAGGTGGAGGCGTTCGAGAGGAGGATCCGCCGACTGGAGCAGGAGAAACAGGAGCTGAACCGCAAACTGCAGG AGTCGACGCAGGCCCTGCAGGCTCCGGCTCGAGGGGGAACTCTGACCCGAGACAAAGAGATCAAGAAGCTGAACGAGGAAATCGAACGTCTGAAGAAGAAGCtggcag ACTCTGATAGGCTGGAGCACCAGCTGGAGGAGGCGGTCACACTGAGACAGGACTATGAGAGCTCCGCCTCCAAACTGAAGACCCTGGAGAAGCAGGTGAAGACCCTGAGACAGGAGAAGGACGACATCCACAAG cagctgtcCGACGCTCTGGAGCGTCTCCGGAGTCAGACgaaggagctgaaggaggctCACTCTCAGAGGAAGCTGGCCCTGCAGGAGTTCTCTGAGCTGTCGGAGAGGATGGCCGAGCTCCGGTCCTCCAAGCAGCGTCTGTCCCGGCAGCTCCgcgacaaagaggaggagatggacacCCTCCTGCAGAAGATGGACGCCATGAGACAGGACATCCGCAAGACAGAGAAGAACCGAAAGGAG ctggaGGCTCAGCTGGATGATGCGAGGGCGGAGGCGTCAAAGGAGAGGAAGCTGAGGGAGCACAGCGAGGTTTACTCCAAACAGCTGGAGGCGGAGCTGGAGAGcctaaag TCTCTGCAGGGTCGGGGAGCAGCTGCAGGGGGGGCGGAGTCTCAGCAGGAGCTGTCCCGTCTGAAGGCGGAGCTTGATAAGAAGGTCCTGTTCTacgaggaggagctgctgaggagAGACTCGGCCCACTCCTCAGAGATCAAAAACCTCCGCAAAGACCTGCACGAGTCTGAGGGCGCacagctcgctgccaacaaggAGCTGTTACAGCTCCGAGACAAGCTGGACAAGGCCAAGAGGGACAG ACAAACTGAGATGGATGAAGCCGTTGCAGCATTGAAGGAGAAATACGAGCGAGAGAAAAACCTGCTGACAGAAGAAAACCGTAAACTGACGGCGGAGACGGACAAG tTGTGTTCGTTTGTCGACAAACTGACGGCTCAGAATCGTCAGCTGGAGGACGATCTTCAGGATCTGTCGTCTAAGAAAGAGAGCGTGGCTCACTGGGAGGCTCAGATCGCAGAGATCATCCAGTG GGTGAGCGATGAGAAGGACGCTCGAGGATACCTCCAGGCTCTGGCCACCAAGATGACTGAGGAGCTGGAAACCCTGCGCAGCTCCAGCCTGGGAACCAGACCtctg CCTGAATCAGGAGTGGCCACGCCTCCTAGGAAGCCCTGGCCTCCTATTGGTGGAGACATGAGG GACCCCTTGTGGAAGGTGCGTCGCAGTCAGAAGTTGGACATGTCGGCTCGTCTGGAGCTTCAGTCGGCTCTGGACGCGGAGATCAGAGCCAAACAGCTGGTTCAGGAGGAGCTGCGCAAAGTCAAATCTGCCAACATCAACctggagag TAAGCTGAAGGagtcagaggagaggagcagggagatGGGGGAGCAGATGGAGAATCTGaagaaggagatggaggagagtcGCTCCCACTCTGACAAAG gtctgAAGCTTCCAGACTTCCAAGACTCTATCTTTGAATATTTCAATACCTCACCTCTGGCTCCAGACCTCACCTTCAGG ACCACAGACATAGACTCCACAGCCCAGAGATCAGAAACaacccccccctctccctccaccacctccgAGCACGAG GAAGTTAAAGCAGCATCAGTTCCTGCGagcccctcccccccctcccagGGCTCAGTGCTGCCCACACCAAAG CCCAAAGCTCATCAGCTGAGCATCAAGACTTTCTCCAGCCCAACGCAGTGCACGCACTGCACCTCCCTGATGGTTGGACTCATCAGACAGGGATACGCCTGCGAAG TGTGCTCCTTCATCTGCCACGTTTCCTGTAAGGACCACGCCCCCCTGGTCTGTCCTATCCCAGCAGAGCAGGCCAAGAGGCCTCAGGGCATCGACGTCCAGAGAGGCATCGGCACCGCCTACAAGGGCTACGTCAGG ATTCCGAAACCCAGCGGGGTGAAGAAGGGCTGGCAGCGGGCGTTCGCTGTGGTGTCTGACTGTAAACTGTTTCTCTACGATGTCCCAGAGGGAAAGTCCACCCAGCCGGGGGTAGTGGCCAGTCTGGTCCTCGACCTCAG GGACGAGGAGTTTTCCGTCAGCTCTGTCTTGGCGTCAGATGTGATCCATGCCACCAGGAAGGACATCCCCTGCATCTTTAGG GTGACGTCATCGCAGCTGATCTCACAGCTGTCCTCGGTGTCTCTGCTGGTCCTGGCAGAGAGTGAggtggaaaagaggaaatgggTTCGGATCCTGGAGAGTCTGCAGAACATCTTGACCAAGAACCTGCTCAAGAGCCGGCAGGTCCATGTTCTGCACGAGGCCTATGATGCCTCGCTCCCCGTCATCAAGACCACGCTGTCAGCCGCCGTGCTCG ATCGAGAGAGGATCGCCCTGGGGACGGAAGACGGACTGTTTGTGGTCGAAGTCACCAGAGACG TGATCGTACGAGCAGTCGACAGTAAGAAGGTTTATCAGGTTGATTTGATCCCGAAGGAGAAAATCATCGCTCTCCTTTGTGGACGGAACCGTCAGGTTCACCTTCATCCCTGGGGGGTGCTGGAGGGCGCAGAGCCTGCCTTTGACATCAAGCTGACAGAGACTAAGGGATGCCAGGCTCTGACCACTGGGGTGCTCCGACCCGGAGGCCCCGCCTGCCTCCTGGCTGCTGTCAAACGCCAG GTTCAGTGCTACGAGATCACTCGAGCGAAGCCTCACCATAAAAGGCTGTGGGACGTTCAGGCCCCGGGGGTGGTGCAGTGGTTGGGTATGGTGAGGGAGCGGCTGTGCGTCGGGTATCCCTCGGGCTTCGCTCTGCTCGCCCTGCAGGGTGAGTCGTCCCCCATCAGCCTGGTGAGCCCCGCTGACCCGTCGCTGGCCTTCCTGGCCCAGCAGCCGCTGGACGCCCTGCACGCCCTGGAGGTGGGATCCAacgagctgctgctctgcttcagCCAGCTCGGCATCTACGTGGATGGACAGGGCCGCCGGTCACGAACACAGGAGCTGATGTGGCCCGCCACGCCGCTCGCGTGCA GCTCCAACTCGTCCCACTTGACGGTGTACAGTGAGTACGGAGTCGACGTCTTCGACATCCACACCACCGAATGGGTTCAGACCGTTTCCCTCCGCAGGATCAGACCTCTGAACGTTGAAGGGACGTTAAACCTGCTGAGTTCAGAACCTCCTCGTCTCATTTACTTCAGCAACACCTCATCAG AGGGCGACCTCACCATCCCGGAGACATCGGACCATAGCAGGAAGTTGATGGTTCGAACTCGTAGCAAGAGGAAATTTCTCTTCAAGGTTCCTGAAGAGGAGCGACTTCAGCAGAGGAG GGAGATGCTGAGGGATCCGGAGCTGAGGTCAAAGATGATTTCTAACCCGACAAACTTTAACCACGTGGCCCACATGGGACCAGGAGACGGGATGCAGGTCCTCATGGACCTCCCTCTG GTTGGTGATGtcacctccttctctccttccccgtctccctccccctcctcctcttcctcccgtCACACCCTCATCTCTCCCCCCTCCAACTTTGAGCACGTCTATCACATGACATCGGCGTCGGCCGGCGCCTTCTTGCAGAAAgatgcctcctcttcctcctcctcccagcagAGCCTCCTGcagccttcctcctcctcctcctcctctccctccacctcctctctgggAAGG agtgtgatGCCTTCTTCTCAGGACGATCCTGTTAAAGATAAGCCCCGCCCCCTGTCCAGTATCTCCCGGCAACAGAGAAGCAAGACACACATCACCCGCACAGCTTCag ATTTTGGGGGAGGAGCTTCATCTCGTGGCGTCTCTGAACTAGAGCAGGACCTGGACCGAGAG CTGGACTCGGACTCCACCAAACACTCGACCCCCTCCAACAGCTCCAACCCCAGCAGCCCCCCCAGCCCCAACTCCCCCCACCGCAGCCAGCTCACCCTGGACAGCCTGGACCCTGAACCCTGA